In Nitrosophilus labii, the following proteins share a genomic window:
- a CDS encoding DNA methyltransferase: MLLSIQEASEWASREFKKEITPSNISYLIQYGRVQKIKKEGKTFILADELKRYYEQSLVKEKKYRQKFEDINWHLSFDWVKEKDRTKHVHRLHPYKGKFIPQLVEYFLDDHIDEFKKRNFFKKGDIVLDPFAGSGTTLVVANELKMDAIGVDISPFNAFISNCKVAKYDILDLEIETKKITQKLKNFIKKQSYIRFDEELNDILADFNKKFFPSPDFKRWIREERIDEKEYSKKRIEEFLLKYFDLLKKYGLEIENKEKSSFLKTWYVLPIQKEIEFVFEEIKKVKNKNTKKLLALILSRTIRSCRATTHSDLATLKEPVTKPYYCKKHGKICKPLFTIYNWWERYTKDTIKRVSEFDTLRSDTRQICLVGDSRELDILSELERKDKELFEKVKHKKIDGIFTSPPYVGLINYHEQHEYAYELFGFKRQDELEIGPLFKGKGESARREYVEGVAKVLKNIKKYLKEDANIFIVANDKFNLYPIIAQKAGLKIIEEFKRPVLNRVEKDKNPYSESVFWMK; this comes from the coding sequence ATGCTTTTAAGCATACAAGAAGCAAGTGAGTGGGCAAGTAGGGAGTTTAAGAAAGAGATAACACCATCAAATATCTCTTACTTAATTCAATATGGAAGAGTACAAAAAATTAAAAAAGAGGGTAAAACGTTTATCTTAGCCGATGAGTTAAAAAGATATTATGAACAATCTTTAGTAAAAGAGAAAAAGTACAGACAAAAGTTCGAGGATATCAATTGGCATCTATCCTTTGATTGGGTTAAAGAAAAAGATAGGACCAAGCATGTTCATAGATTGCATCCTTATAAAGGAAAGTTTATTCCACAACTTGTTGAATATTTTTTGGATGATCATATAGACGAATTTAAAAAGAGAAATTTTTTTAAAAAAGGAGATATAGTTTTAGATCCATTTGCAGGAAGTGGAACAACTTTAGTTGTGGCAAATGAGCTAAAAATGGATGCTATAGGTGTTGATATTTCACCGTTTAATGCTTTTATCTCAAATTGTAAAGTTGCAAAATATGATATTTTAGATTTAGAGATTGAAACAAAAAAAATTACTCAAAAATTAAAAAATTTTATAAAAAAACAAAGCTATATTAGATTTGATGAAGAATTGAATGATATTTTAGCTGATTTTAATAAAAAGTTTTTTCCATCGCCAGATTTTAAAAGATGGATAAGAGAAGAACGCATAGATGAAAAAGAGTATAGTAAAAAAAGAATAGAGGAGTTTTTACTAAAATATTTTGATTTGCTAAAAAAATATGGTTTAGAGATAGAGAACAAAGAAAAGAGTAGTTTTTTAAAAACTTGGTATGTTTTGCCTATACAAAAAGAGATCGAGTTTGTTTTTGAAGAGATAAAAAAAGTAAAAAATAAAAATACAAAAAAACTTTTGGCTCTTATTTTGAGTAGAACCATTAGAAGCTGTAGAGCTACAACCCATTCTGACCTTGCAACTTTAAAAGAGCCTGTAACTAAGCCTTACTATTGCAAAAAGCACGGTAAAATCTGCAAACCTCTTTTTACAATATATAACTGGTGGGAAAGATATACCAAAGATACCATTAAAAGGGTAAGCGAATTTGATACATTAAGAAGCGATACAAGACAGATTTGTTTAGTAGGAGACAGCAGGGAGTTAGATATTTTATCCGAACTCGAAAGGAAAGATAAAGAGCTTTTTGAGAAAGTAAAACATAAAAAAATTGACGGTATTTTTACTTCTCCGCCATATGTAGGACTTATAAATTACCACGAACAACACGAATATGCTTATGAACTTTTTGGATTTAAAAGACAAGATGAACTTGAAATTGGTCCCTTATTTAAAGGGAAAGGAGAGAGTGCAAGAAGGGAGTATGTTGAAGGAGTTGCAAAAGTTTTGAAAAATATTAAAAAATATTTAAAAGAAGATGCAAATATTTTTATAGTCGCAAACGATAAATTTAATCTTTATCCAATTATTGCACAAAAAGCTGGACTAAAAATAATTGAGGAATTTAAAAGACCAGTATTAAATAGAGTGGAAAAAGATAAGAATCCTTATTCGGAGAGTGTGTTTTGGATGAAATAA
- a CDS encoding molybdopterin-containing oxidoreductase family protein: MKKTTCPLDCYDACSIVLKDKLRGDKDHPVTKGHLCYKMNHYYNFPQLDSAYYKGEKISLNDALDILEERLKKCEPKKVLHFRGSGNFGKMQAITDLFFARYGAVLTAGSLCDAAGQLGIEEGRGKNLILPTTQIQKSELVIVWGRNITSTNSHILPFLNGKTVVVIDPVKTDIAKRAAMHLQIRPRTDLELACILARFVYMQNTEDENFIEERTEDYEFFADFIKTYRMVPTVDKIGVDILEIATLAELMQSMKTVILVGNGVQKYSHGTEVVRMIDSLAAMLGLFGKEGCGVSFLGDTSVELNDPLKVEAKRVQKAVADFGEFDISFIQGSNPVITMPNSKRVIEGLEKSFTVVFGIYMDETAKMADLVIPAKNFLQKNDIRFSYGHEYAGLMPKIEDNQNAISEYEFTKEMFKRFGFDGLKSEEEYIKEYEKQLIKDGEYYKLPSFEDIPYSEEFYTDAGLFCFIDEVDDEFNYEEEGFYLITPKCKTSLNSQFKRDNFLYVHPSTLLKDGDKVLVTSSYGEAEFEVRVREELREDSVLAYSGNEKVNFLTPPKTDNYGNNAVFQEVKVKIRKVG; the protein is encoded by the coding sequence ATGAAAAAAACGACTTGTCCATTAGACTGTTATGATGCTTGTAGTATTGTTTTGAAAGATAAGTTAAGAGGCGATAAAGATCATCCCGTAACCAAAGGGCATCTTTGTTATAAAATGAATCACTATTACAACTTTCCCCAACTTGATAGCGCCTATTATAAAGGGGAGAAGATATCGCTTAATGATGCTTTAGATATTTTGGAGGAGAGGCTTAAAAAGTGTGAGCCCAAAAAGGTCCTACACTTTAGAGGAAGCGGCAATTTCGGTAAAATGCAAGCTATAACCGATCTCTTTTTTGCAAGATACGGAGCGGTTTTAACAGCTGGAAGTCTTTGTGACGCAGCCGGACAGCTAGGTATCGAAGAGGGAAGGGGTAAAAATCTCATACTGCCTACAACGCAGATACAAAAAAGTGAACTTGTTATTGTTTGGGGAAGAAATATAACTTCAACCAACTCTCATATCCTGCCGTTTTTAAACGGTAAAACTGTGGTTGTAATAGATCCCGTAAAAACTGATATTGCCAAAAGAGCGGCGATGCATCTGCAGATACGACCAAGGACAGATTTGGAACTTGCCTGTATATTAGCAAGATTTGTATATATGCAAAATACGGAAGATGAAAACTTTATAGAAGAGAGAACCGAAGATTATGAATTTTTCGCAGATTTCATAAAAACCTATAGAATGGTTCCTACTGTTGATAAAATAGGTGTGGATATACTTGAAATTGCCACACTGGCTGAACTTATGCAGAGTATGAAAACGGTTATTTTGGTTGGTAACGGAGTGCAAAAATACTCTCACGGAACGGAAGTCGTAAGGATGATAGACTCTCTTGCGGCAATGCTAGGACTTTTTGGAAAAGAGGGGTGCGGAGTAAGTTTTTTGGGTGATACTTCCGTTGAACTAAATGATCCGTTAAAAGTTGAGGCTAAAAGGGTACAAAAGGCCGTGGCCGATTTTGGAGAGTTTGATATATCTTTTATCCAAGGTTCAAATCCTGTTATAACTATGCCAAACTCAAAAAGAGTTATTGAAGGATTAGAAAAGAGTTTTACGGTAGTATTTGGTATCTATATGGATGAAACCGCTAAGATGGCTGATTTGGTAATCCCTGCAAAAAACTTTTTACAAAAAAACGATATAAGATTTAGCTATGGACATGAATATGCAGGACTCATGCCCAAAATAGAAGATAACCAAAATGCAATAAGCGAATACGAGTTTACGAAAGAGATGTTTAAAAGATTTGGATTTGATGGGCTCAAAAGCGAAGAGGAGTATATAAAAGAGTATGAGAAGCAACTTATAAAAGATGGTGAGTATTATAAGCTACCCTCTTTTGAGGATATTCCATATAGTGAAGAGTTTTATACCGATGCGGGACTGTTTTGTTTTATAGACGAAGTGGATGATGAGTTTAATTACGAGGAAGAAGGATTTTATCTAATAACTCCAAAATGCAAAACATCCCTTAACTCACAATTTAAAAGAGACAACTTTTTATATGTACATCCTTCCACTTTGTTAAAAGACGGTGATAAAGTTTTAGTAACTTCATCTTACGGAGAAGCTGAGTTTGAAGTGCGAGTCAGGGAAGAATTGAGAGAGGATTCGGTTTTGGCTTATAGCGGAAACGAAAAAGTAAACTTCCTTACACCTCCAAAAACAGACAATTACGGCAATAACGCAGTTTTTCAAGAAGTTAAAGTTAAAATTAGGAAGGTTGGCTGA
- a CDS encoding TraR/DksA family transcriptional regulator: protein MTQEQLSEFKEILEKRKAQVEKNLRNLRAEVESMIADDALDDIQDLVALENMDRDDQALIKRLEEELKEINNALLRIKQGTYGKCEDGSEIDLDLLYVNPLYQC, encoded by the coding sequence ATGACGCAAGAACAACTAAGCGAATTTAAAGAGATTTTAGAGAAGAGAAAAGCTCAAGTTGAAAAAAATTTAAGAAATTTAAGAGCGGAAGTTGAAAGTATGATAGCCGATGATGCACTTGATGATATACAAGATTTGGTTGCTTTAGAAAATATGGATAGAGACGATCAAGCTTTGATAAAAAGATTGGAAGAGGAGTTAAAAGAGATCAATAATGCTCTTTTAAGAATAAAACAAGGGACTTATGGCAAATGTGAAGACGGCTCCGAAATCGATTTGGACTTACTATACGTAAATCCGCTATATCAATGCTAA
- a CDS encoding Fur family transcriptional regulator has protein sequence MTKDFSQYKEQLKEIVKSKGLKYSAQREDILKALFDSKKHLTPEEIYTEVKKINKNIGLATVYRALSFLESEGLINSISFGIDGKKYELNRGQHHDHMICLKCGKIIEFFDERLESLQEYIAQKHNFKLITHELNMYGICSNCQEES, from the coding sequence ATGACTAAAGATTTCAGTCAATATAAAGAGCAGTTAAAAGAGATAGTAAAATCAAAAGGATTAAAATATTCGGCTCAAAGAGAAGATATCTTAAAAGCACTATTTGATTCGAAAAAACATTTAACACCAGAAGAGATATATACAGAAGTAAAAAAAATCAATAAAAATATCGGTCTAGCAACCGTATATAGGGCACTATCCTTTTTGGAAAGCGAAGGACTTATAAACTCAATCTCTTTTGGAATAGACGGAAAAAAATATGAACTAAACAGAGGTCAACATCATGATCATATGATCTGTTTAAAATGCGGAAAGATCATAGAGTTTTTCGATGAAAGGTTAGAGTCTCTTCAAGAATATATCGCCCAAAAACACAACTTCAAACTTATAACTCACGAACTAAATATGTACGGTATCTGCTCAAATTGCCAAGAAGAGAGTTGA
- a CDS encoding trimeric intracellular cation channel family protein: MTLLEIAEIIGIAAFALSGFWVAVEEKLDLLGVFIASFLTALGGGIIRDVIVGKLPYSFVNFLPSMIVLLVIVFAIVLKLHKNFGFQKRKIFIISDSIGLASFSISGALIGLETELNYFGVVLLALITAVGGGVLRDVLLNRVPMILKAEFYGSISIIIGTFLFLADRFYENNIYITVSLFLFGLALRLFAFYKNWQLPKV; this comes from the coding sequence ATGACACTGTTAGAGATTGCTGAGATTATAGGGATAGCCGCTTTTGCTTTAAGCGGTTTTTGGGTGGCGGTAGAAGAAAAACTGGATCTTTTAGGAGTTTTCATAGCCTCTTTTTTGACGGCTTTAGGCGGCGGTATCATAAGAGATGTGATAGTGGGAAAGCTTCCTTACTCTTTTGTTAACTTTTTGCCTTCAATGATAGTTCTTTTAGTTATTGTTTTTGCTATTGTTTTGAAACTACATAAAAATTTTGGTTTTCAAAAAAGAAAGATTTTTATCATTAGCGATTCTATAGGTCTTGCCTCTTTTTCTATTTCAGGAGCCTTAATAGGACTTGAAACTGAACTGAACTATTTTGGGGTGGTGCTTTTGGCTTTGATAACTGCTGTTGGAGGAGGAGTTTTGAGAGATGTTTTGCTTAACAGAGTCCCTATGATTTTAAAAGCGGAATTTTACGGAAGTATATCCATCATTATAGGTACTTTTCTCTTCTTAGCCGATAGATTTTACGAAAACAACATCTATATTACAGTATCGCTTTTTTTGTTCGGTTTGGCTTTGAGACTTTTTGCGTTTTATAAAAATTGGCAACTCCCTAAAGTTTAG
- a CDS encoding NAD(P)/FAD-dependent oxidoreductase, whose translation MDIVILGAGASGLMCASFLKGKDYALIEHNSSIGAKIKISGGGRCNITNKRVSFKNYLGDCEFIKEVLNGFSNEELIKWLKKRSCSPVLRKKNQFFCPHSSQELIDIFLKEIEEKKIFLNREIKDVKRVDDAFLIETSKENFYAKKVVVATGGVSYKKIGATEIGYKIAKKFGHEITPLRPALVGFTVQSEQFWFKELSGISFEAVVQIKDKIFKDNILFAHKGISGPAILNASLYWDKGVVTIDFLNGKKVEEFLRYPYKQIVTLLPFPKRFSKLFLNSIGIKDKKIKELKKEDLKRLKLLEKYTFSPAGTFGFERAEVTKGGVVIKDIDKNSLMSKKVKNLYFIGEVLDVTGELGGYNFQWAFSSAVKAARHIDDTVRDC comes from the coding sequence TTGGATATTGTTATACTTGGAGCTGGCGCTTCAGGACTTATGTGCGCCTCTTTTTTGAAGGGTAAAGATTACGCTTTGATTGAGCATAACTCCAGTATAGGAGCCAAGATAAAGATTTCAGGTGGAGGCAGATGCAATATAACCAATAAAAGAGTCTCTTTCAAAAACTACCTTGGCGATTGCGAATTTATAAAAGAGGTTTTAAACGGATTTTCCAACGAAGAGCTTATTAAATGGCTAAAAAAACGCTCTTGCTCACCGGTTTTGAGAAAAAAGAACCAATTTTTTTGTCCACATAGCTCACAAGAACTAATAGATATTTTTTTAAAAGAGATAGAGGAAAAAAAGATTTTTTTGAATAGAGAAATTAAAGATGTAAAAAGAGTCGATGATGCTTTTTTGATAGAAACATCTAAAGAAAATTTTTATGCGAAAAAAGTCGTCGTGGCTACGGGAGGAGTTAGCTATAAAAAGATAGGCGCTACTGAAATAGGTTATAAAATAGCTAAAAAATTTGGACACGAAATCACTCCTTTAAGACCGGCTCTCGTTGGCTTTACGGTACAAAGTGAGCAGTTTTGGTTTAAAGAACTAAGCGGTATATCTTTTGAGGCTGTTGTACAAATAAAAGATAAAATTTTTAAAGACAATATTTTGTTTGCTCATAAAGGAATAAGCGGCCCGGCCATACTTAACGCTTCGTTGTACTGGGACAAAGGTGTCGTAACTATCGATTTTTTAAACGGAAAAAAAGTGGAGGAGTTTTTAAGATATCCATATAAACAGATTGTAACTTTGCTGCCTTTTCCTAAAAGATTTTCCAAACTTTTTTTGAATTCTATCGGTATTAAAGACAAAAAGATCAAAGAGTTGAAGAAAGAGGATTTAAAAAGATTGAAACTTTTGGAAAAATATACATTTTCACCCGCAGGAACTTTCGGCTTTGAAAGAGCCGAGGTAACAAAAGGAGGAGTAGTTATAAAAGATATAGATAAAAATAGTTTGATGAGCAAGAAAGTTAAAAATCTATATTTTATTGGTGAAGTTTTAGATGTAACGGGAGAACTTGGAGGATATAACTTTCAGTGGGCTTTCAGTTCTGCCGTAAAAGCGGCGAGACATATTGATGACACTGTTAGAGATTGCTGA